One Siniperca chuatsi isolate FFG_IHB_CAS linkage group LG8, ASM2008510v1, whole genome shotgun sequence DNA segment encodes these proteins:
- the gdpd2 gene encoding glycerophosphoinositol inositolphosphodiesterase GDPD2 isoform X1, translated as MPQDDSCCRVCSRGFYSCHWKHSSENKRKHAHCWFSVVTLVSLLSLCWIYICLVTFNDQDDVNWQGFTKLKRWVNWFMVLIIISAVLTTYCVLLLLFALFQVALGEPLDLHWIHKIFLFFGVIFIAFGVTGISHQWRDEWPTVPLSLQATAPFLQFGAVGALTLLSPFVFRGFHTAKEKCPKFLIAVVFVVVSAAIFLCPLYIDSPCLIKLHELPEKPKLIGHRGAPMLAPENTMMSFNRSIACGVIAFETDVQLSKDRIPFLMHDNKSEFLRRTTNVKEKFPDKDFTHSFNLTWEELQSLNAGEWFLKTDPFRSVSSLSEEEMETARNQTIPSLLQLLNLAKQHNISVMFDLYSLDEDNDTVRTILNSDIDPSLVLWLPPAKREYVNKTAPGFIQVYNTESDMVKKSGKHLNVKYSGLSIKEIRRLRSNNVTVNLWVVNERWLFSLLWCAGASSVTTNSCHLLKDMDQPDWVMEPPTYKITWIAVDITSILMMTVLFIFQWKTHCFCHRTGTEDNTSAWNEKELSPFLPTG; from the exons ATGCCTCAAGACGATAGCTGTTGCAGAGTTTGCAGCAGGGGCTTCTATAGCTGCCACTGGAAGCACTCGAgtgaaaataagagaaaa catGCACACTGTTGGTTCTCAGTTGTCACTCTGGTCTCCCTGCTTTCCCTGTGCTGGATATACATTTGTCTGGTTACTTTTAATGACCAAGACGATGTTAACTG GCAGGGCTTCACAAAACTGAAACGGTGGGTGAACTGGTTCATGGTGCTGATCATCATTTCTGCAGTGTTAACCACCTACTGCGTTCTGCTGCTG CTCTTTGCACTGTTCCAAGTTGCCTTAGGAGAACCACTTGACTTACATTGGATACACAAG ATCTTCTTATTTTTTGGTGTGATATTCATTGCTTTTGGGGTCACGGGAATTAGTCACCAGTGGAGGGATGAATGGCCAACTGTTCCGCTCTCACTCCAG GCCACAGCTCCTTTCTTGCAGTTTGGTGCTGTCGGGGCATTGACCCTGCTGAGCCCTTTCGTCTTCCGGGGTTTCCACACGGCCAAGGAAAAAT GCCCTAAGTTCCTGATTGCAGTGGTATTTGTAGTGGTGTCCGCAGCCATCTTCCTGTGTCCCCTGTACATCGATTCTCCTTGTCTGATAAAGCTGCATGAATTACCTGAAAAACCAAAGCTCATTGGCCACCGAGGCGCACCGATG CTGGCCCCAGAGAACACCATGATGTCGTTCAACAGGAGCATCGCATGCGGCGTTATAGCCTTTGAGACAGACGTACAGCTCAG TAAAGACAGAATTCCCTTCTTGATGCATGACAATAAGTCTGAGTTCTTGCGGAGAACAACAAACGTTAAAGAGAAGTTCCCCGACAAAGACTTCACCCACAGCTTCAACTTGACCTGGGAGGAACTACAGAGTCTGAATGCAGGTGAATGGTTCCTAAAG ACGGATCCTTTCCGTTCAGTGTCCAGCCTCTCAGAAGAGGAGATGGAAACAGCCAGGAATCAGACTATACCTTCCTTACTTCAGCTCCTCAACCTCGCCAAGCAGCACAACATCTCAGTGATGTTTGACCTGTATAGTCTCGACGAGGACAATGACACAGTCAGAACCATCTTGAATTCTGACATTGACCCAAGCCTG GTCCTCTGGCTTCCTCCAGCAAAAAGagaatatgtaaataaaactgctCCAGGCTTCATCCAGGTCTATAACACTGAAAGTGATATGGTTAAGAAAAGTGGGAAACACTTGAATGTGAAATACAGCGGTTTGAGTATAAAAGAaatcag GAGACTTCGGAGCAATAATGTTACAGTGAACCTGTGGGTGGTTAATGAGCGTTGGCTGTTCTCTCTGCTGTGGTGTGCAGGGGCCAGCTCTGTTACCACCAACTCCTGCCACCTCCTAAAAGACATGGACCAGCCTGACTGGGTCATG gaaCCTCctacatacaaaataacatgGATTGCAGTGGACATTACATCTATTCTGATGATGACTGTACTCTTCATCTTTCAGTG GAAAACACACTGTTTCTGTCACAGAACAG GGACAGAGGACAATACTTCAGCCTGGAATGAGAAAGAACTGTCTCCGTTCTTACCCACTGGGTAG
- the gdpd2 gene encoding glycerophosphoinositol inositolphosphodiesterase GDPD2 isoform X2 has protein sequence MPQDDSCCRVCSRGFYSCHWKHSSENKRKHAHCWFSVVTLVSLLSLCWIYICLVTFNDQDDVNWQGFTKLKRWVNWFMVLIIISAVLTTYCVLLLLFALFQVALGEPLDLHWIHKIFLFFGVIFIAFGVTGISHQWRDEWPTVPLSLQATAPFLQFGAVGALTLLSPFVFRGFHTAKEKCPKFLIAVVFVVVSAAIFLCPLYIDSPCLIKLHELPEKPKLIGHRGAPMLAPENTMMSFNRSIACGVIAFETDVQLSKDRIPFLMHDNKSEFLRRTTNVKEKFPDKDFTHSFNLTWEELQSLNAGEWFLKTDPFRSVSSLSEEEMETARNQTIPSLLQLLNLAKQHNISVMFDLYSLDEDNDTVRTILNSDIDPSLVLWLPPAKREYVNKTAPGFIQVYNTESDMVKKSGKHLNVKYSGLSIKEIRRLRSNNVTVNLWVVNERWLFSLLWCAGASSVTTNSCHLLKDMDQPDWVMEPPTYKITWIAVDITSILMMTVLFIFQWDRGQYFSLE, from the exons ATGCCTCAAGACGATAGCTGTTGCAGAGTTTGCAGCAGGGGCTTCTATAGCTGCCACTGGAAGCACTCGAgtgaaaataagagaaaa catGCACACTGTTGGTTCTCAGTTGTCACTCTGGTCTCCCTGCTTTCCCTGTGCTGGATATACATTTGTCTGGTTACTTTTAATGACCAAGACGATGTTAACTG GCAGGGCTTCACAAAACTGAAACGGTGGGTGAACTGGTTCATGGTGCTGATCATCATTTCTGCAGTGTTAACCACCTACTGCGTTCTGCTGCTG CTCTTTGCACTGTTCCAAGTTGCCTTAGGAGAACCACTTGACTTACATTGGATACACAAG ATCTTCTTATTTTTTGGTGTGATATTCATTGCTTTTGGGGTCACGGGAATTAGTCACCAGTGGAGGGATGAATGGCCAACTGTTCCGCTCTCACTCCAG GCCACAGCTCCTTTCTTGCAGTTTGGTGCTGTCGGGGCATTGACCCTGCTGAGCCCTTTCGTCTTCCGGGGTTTCCACACGGCCAAGGAAAAAT GCCCTAAGTTCCTGATTGCAGTGGTATTTGTAGTGGTGTCCGCAGCCATCTTCCTGTGTCCCCTGTACATCGATTCTCCTTGTCTGATAAAGCTGCATGAATTACCTGAAAAACCAAAGCTCATTGGCCACCGAGGCGCACCGATG CTGGCCCCAGAGAACACCATGATGTCGTTCAACAGGAGCATCGCATGCGGCGTTATAGCCTTTGAGACAGACGTACAGCTCAG TAAAGACAGAATTCCCTTCTTGATGCATGACAATAAGTCTGAGTTCTTGCGGAGAACAACAAACGTTAAAGAGAAGTTCCCCGACAAAGACTTCACCCACAGCTTCAACTTGACCTGGGAGGAACTACAGAGTCTGAATGCAGGTGAATGGTTCCTAAAG ACGGATCCTTTCCGTTCAGTGTCCAGCCTCTCAGAAGAGGAGATGGAAACAGCCAGGAATCAGACTATACCTTCCTTACTTCAGCTCCTCAACCTCGCCAAGCAGCACAACATCTCAGTGATGTTTGACCTGTATAGTCTCGACGAGGACAATGACACAGTCAGAACCATCTTGAATTCTGACATTGACCCAAGCCTG GTCCTCTGGCTTCCTCCAGCAAAAAGagaatatgtaaataaaactgctCCAGGCTTCATCCAGGTCTATAACACTGAAAGTGATATGGTTAAGAAAAGTGGGAAACACTTGAATGTGAAATACAGCGGTTTGAGTATAAAAGAaatcag GAGACTTCGGAGCAATAATGTTACAGTGAACCTGTGGGTGGTTAATGAGCGTTGGCTGTTCTCTCTGCTGTGGTGTGCAGGGGCCAGCTCTGTTACCACCAACTCCTGCCACCTCCTAAAAGACATGGACCAGCCTGACTGGGTCATG gaaCCTCctacatacaaaataacatgGATTGCAGTGGACATTACATCTATTCTGATGATGACTGTACTCTTCATCTTTCAGTG GGACAGAGGACAATACTTCAGCCTGGAATGA
- the gdpd2 gene encoding glycerophosphoinositol inositolphosphodiesterase GDPD2 isoform X3 codes for MPQDDSCCRVCSRGFYSCHWKHSSENKRKHAHCWFSVVTLVSLLSLCWIYICLVTFNDQDDVNWQGFTKLKRWVNWFMVLIIISAVLTTYCVLLLLFALFQVALGEPLDLHWIHKIFLFFGVIFIAFGVTGISHQWRDEWPTVPLSLQATAPFLQFGAVGALTLLSPFVFRGFHTAKEKCPKFLIAVVFVVVSAAIFLCPLYIDSPCLIKLHELPEKPKLIGHRGAPMLAPENTMMSFNRSIACGVIAFETDVQLSKDRIPFLMHDNKSEFLRRTTNVKEKFPDKDFTHSFNLTWEELQSLNAGEWFLKTDPFRSVSSLSEEEMETARNQTIPSLLQLLNLAKQHNISVMFDLYSLDEDNDTVRTILNSDIDPSLVLWLPPAKREYVNKTAPGFIQVYNTESDMVKKSGKHLNVKYSGLSIKEIRRLRSNNVTVNLWVVNERWLFSLLWCAGASSVTTNSCHLLKDMDQPDWVMVSNTYGCTYSSLNLLHTK; via the exons ATGCCTCAAGACGATAGCTGTTGCAGAGTTTGCAGCAGGGGCTTCTATAGCTGCCACTGGAAGCACTCGAgtgaaaataagagaaaa catGCACACTGTTGGTTCTCAGTTGTCACTCTGGTCTCCCTGCTTTCCCTGTGCTGGATATACATTTGTCTGGTTACTTTTAATGACCAAGACGATGTTAACTG GCAGGGCTTCACAAAACTGAAACGGTGGGTGAACTGGTTCATGGTGCTGATCATCATTTCTGCAGTGTTAACCACCTACTGCGTTCTGCTGCTG CTCTTTGCACTGTTCCAAGTTGCCTTAGGAGAACCACTTGACTTACATTGGATACACAAG ATCTTCTTATTTTTTGGTGTGATATTCATTGCTTTTGGGGTCACGGGAATTAGTCACCAGTGGAGGGATGAATGGCCAACTGTTCCGCTCTCACTCCAG GCCACAGCTCCTTTCTTGCAGTTTGGTGCTGTCGGGGCATTGACCCTGCTGAGCCCTTTCGTCTTCCGGGGTTTCCACACGGCCAAGGAAAAAT GCCCTAAGTTCCTGATTGCAGTGGTATTTGTAGTGGTGTCCGCAGCCATCTTCCTGTGTCCCCTGTACATCGATTCTCCTTGTCTGATAAAGCTGCATGAATTACCTGAAAAACCAAAGCTCATTGGCCACCGAGGCGCACCGATG CTGGCCCCAGAGAACACCATGATGTCGTTCAACAGGAGCATCGCATGCGGCGTTATAGCCTTTGAGACAGACGTACAGCTCAG TAAAGACAGAATTCCCTTCTTGATGCATGACAATAAGTCTGAGTTCTTGCGGAGAACAACAAACGTTAAAGAGAAGTTCCCCGACAAAGACTTCACCCACAGCTTCAACTTGACCTGGGAGGAACTACAGAGTCTGAATGCAGGTGAATGGTTCCTAAAG ACGGATCCTTTCCGTTCAGTGTCCAGCCTCTCAGAAGAGGAGATGGAAACAGCCAGGAATCAGACTATACCTTCCTTACTTCAGCTCCTCAACCTCGCCAAGCAGCACAACATCTCAGTGATGTTTGACCTGTATAGTCTCGACGAGGACAATGACACAGTCAGAACCATCTTGAATTCTGACATTGACCCAAGCCTG GTCCTCTGGCTTCCTCCAGCAAAAAGagaatatgtaaataaaactgctCCAGGCTTCATCCAGGTCTATAACACTGAAAGTGATATGGTTAAGAAAAGTGGGAAACACTTGAATGTGAAATACAGCGGTTTGAGTATAAAAGAaatcag GAGACTTCGGAGCAATAATGTTACAGTGAACCTGTGGGTGGTTAATGAGCGTTGGCTGTTCTCTCTGCTGTGGTGTGCAGGGGCCAGCTCTGTTACCACCAACTCCTGCCACCTCCTAAAAGACATGGACCAGCCTGACTGGGTCATGGTGAGCAATACCTACGGCTGCACGTACAGTAGCTT gaaCCTCctacatacaaaataa